From a region of the Lactuca sativa cultivar Salinas chromosome 4, Lsat_Salinas_v11, whole genome shotgun sequence genome:
- the LOC111907925 gene encoding GATA transcription factor 9 has translation MGSYFGAGECFFEQQKPADFITGGNQFTIDDLLLDFPNDEDVVMNEAYYESFNSNSADFSSSNSSISGSEPQLSGNISSYSLSDSQFSGGELCLPYDDLAELEWLSSFTEESFSSDDLHNLQLISAANKAPATATATATDTSSSETTREYQHKTTGPNRINSPIFQTNVLVPGKVRSKRSRAAPCDWSSRLLLLKSSTTDINKPETTHRSDNSLRRCLHCGSDTTPQWRRGPMGPKTLCNACGVRYKSGRLVPEYRPAASPSFVPAKHSNSHRKVMELRRQVELQNSQQQLVNHISNFDGCNAGDDYLIHRQIGPSFMHMI, from the exons ATGGGAAGTTACTTCGGCGCCGGAGAATGCTTCTTTGAACAACAGAAGCCGGCCGACTTCATCACCGGAGGCAATCAGTTCACCATTGATGACTTGCTCCTTGATTTTCCTAACGACGAAGATGTCGTCATGAACGAGGCTTATTACGAGAGTTTTAATTCTAATTCAGCTGATTTCTCCAGCTCAAATTCCTCTATCTCCGGCAGCGAACCTCAGTTATCCGGAAATATCAGCTCCTATAGCCTCTCCGACTCTCAATTCTCCGGTGGTGAACTTTGTTTACCG TATGATGATTTAGCAGAGCTGGAATGGTTATCGAGTTTCACAGAGGAATCATTCTCGAGCGACGACTTACATAATCTGCAATTAATCTCCGCCGCAAACAAAGCACCCGCCACCGCCACCGCTACCGCCACCGACACCTCATCTTCCGAGACGACTCGCGAATACCAACACAAAACCACAGGTCCTAACAGAATTAACTCACCGATATTTCAAACCAACGTTTTGGTCCCCGGTAAAGTTCGTAGCAAACGATCACGCGCCGCTCCCTGCGATTGGTCCTCACGCCTCCTTCTCCTCAAATCGTCAACGACCGACATTAACAAGCCGGAAACCACCCACCGTTCCGATAACTCTCTCCGAAGATGCCTGCATTGCGGTTCCGACACAACACCGCAGTGGCGGAGGGGTCCAATGGGTCCTAAAACGTTATGCAACGCATGTGGAGTCCGTTACAAATCCGGTCGGTTAGTCCCGGAGTATCGCCCCGCCGCTAGCCCCTCGTTTGTTCCGGCGAAACACTCAAACTCTCACCGGAAAGTAATGGAGCTCCGACGACAAGTGGAACTTCAAAATTCACAGCAACAATTGGTGAACCATATCTCAAATTTTGATGGGTGTAACGCCGGCGATGATTACTTGATTCATCGCCAAATCGGGCCAAGTTTCATGCATATGATCTAA